gctttgcatttgcacttggtgatgtatggcttggatgcagccgctcggccatggaaacccattccatgaagctctctgcgcactgttcttgagctaatctgaaggccacatgaagtttggaggtctgtagcgattgaatctgcagaaagttggcgacctcttcgcactatgcgcctcagcatccgctgaccccgctccgtcagtttatgtgacctaccacttcgtggctgagttgctgtcgttcccaaacacttccacgttcttataatacagctgacagttgactgtggaatatttaggagcgaggaaatttcacgactggatttgttgcacaggtggcatcctatcacagttccacgctggaattcactgagctcctgagagcgacccattctttcacaaatgtttgtaaaaacagtctgcatgcctaggtgcttgattttatacacctgtggccatggaagtgattggaacacctgattctgattatttggatgggtgagcgaatacttttggcaatatagtgtactttcaATAAGATGTGTTAGGTGTGTGACATAAAGTAGGTCTTAGCTTTTACCTGCAATGcctttgtttaaaaaagattCTACAGTGTAGATAGAAGAGAGAATATATAACAACTATTTGTATAATCATATAAGAACCCTTTGTAATCATATAAGAACCCTTTGTAATAATTGTCACAACTTTCTTTATATAATCAATATCATCtcttaaaacttttatttacacCTAGAGTTTacatatgtttgtatgtacatatttataaaatattttccactGTTCTGTGATTTCGATGATCAAATCAGTTCAACTTCCGTTTATGGAAGATATGGACAGCTAATAATCTAATATTGGTGGTTGAGAGGTAAGGTAAGATACTTTATTGTCAATGTACTGTatacaatacaaataaatttagtCTGTCATTAAAACATAACACTCTAAAAGATATTTAATTTAACCTTATAATGCCAATTCTATGAAATTTGCAACATGAGACTCAGAAAGATGACAGAAAcgcaaaaatgcaaaataaaaaggtaaTAAAAACATTGTTTGGGGGAAAAAGAACCAAACTAACAGAAATGTTTGAAATGTACTAAGCCCAATgaacagtttttgtttttgttttaaaataatcatcGTTTTCATCAGCAAATTGCCATAAACTCCTGATGTATCAAATATGATCGAACTGCTCTAACATATGAATTTCCCCAGTGTGGGATCAATAaattcttatcttatcttatcttatcttatcttatcttatcttatcttatcttatcttatcttatctgatACAAAATTATATTTGTaaatggtttttaaaaaatgctttttgtttaaatacccactaaacaattaaaaaatagatttttttgtgaATTATGTAATTCATTATAGggtaaagttaaataaaaaatagaagaatgaagaataaataaacttgaTACACATGTATATGTAACTGTTCCAGCTGCAATTTCTCCTCTGccccaccagagggagccatcacccgaatacCGAACAACTTCTGGGTCAAGGGGCAATTCTGGGTTTTAGCACTCTTAAGCCATGCTCACACTGGCATTTGTGAGAAGTATTGCAATTTCTAAATACGTACCCTCTCATCCCTCCTAGATTCTGGGTCATGAGGGGTCCGCGCTCAAACAGCTCCAAGAGGCCCAATATTTACCTCCGCTGTGCCTACAGTCTGATCTGGATCAAGTAGGGGGACAAATAGAAAACCTTCCACACCACCAGGGGGCACTATGAGTACAGGGTAATGCCATATGGCCTGACCAACATGCCTGCAGGCATTCATGTTCCAGGCTATCATGAATGAAATTTTTCAGGATCTGCTGAACTCATGTATCATAATCaagtcaagagtcaagaagctttttattgtcatgtcaaccatatatagctgatgcagcaTTTTTTCAGCATTTTGTCAAGATCccagtgctacataaaacaacatagagctaaggacgtaaagtaagttgtcctagccacttAAAGTGCATCATATGCATCCTAGTACAAATGGTGTAAGACGAAAAGACAGtccaaacagacaatacaaaacaaaaaagtacaggacagatacacaaaatagtgcTGACCAGTGTGCTTtctgtatattatacagtacatacagtacatataaaAACAAGAGAACTGTAAACAAAGGAGACGTTCTTGTAAACATAAACACTTAATAGCATCATTTGGTGGTagtttgaaatgtgtgcaaaacAGCTATAGAAGCAGaagagtaaatgtgcaaaaaacagcatgtaaacagttataatatAGGTGTTGCTATAGACATGGgtgaatattaaattaaatagagTGTTTGCATCTTTTGTATCTTTGAGTTTAAACTCAACAGTTCAATTCACACAATtgagtaagtgagtgactgagtgagtgagtttcctttcgagggaactcgaCGTGgcgtcatggctgatgctatgggaatgcttctatgtggaagttgtgtctgaagctctgtgtgaaatcatgcCGATTTATCGGCtcgggtaggtcatgtgacaaagTGGAGCgtgccagcaagaccataaaagggcatctatgtcacattactACAGCTTCTTTGTCTCTAGTCCCGCGTCTGTCGAGGCAGCGTGCCGGATTCGATAATTGATTCACAGCTTTGTGAATTCGTCCTCTCAGCTGACTCTAATAACACCGCCTTGGTTCCGGGAGCTCGCTTTGTGATTTCTCACGATCTAGATGAGGATATAATGCTATCTGCTTCAGACTCTGAGGAGCTTAATATAGACAACAAGTAGCGAACAGCATTCGAATTGCCACCGCATTCTGTGGTATTCAAAAAGCTTCTGTAGGTGATTACACATGCTGTTGCTAAGCTCAGCTTAGCTTGGCATGATGAAAGGTTAGTGTTGTCCGCTATGAGCTTGACTATCTCTGACTAAATTCACACCGCCTTTCACCTCCATGCTGacgtctcccttttttttttccatacctCCACACTGAGGTGTCGAGGTTGAGGAATAATTCTTATTCTGCCTGACTGTTCTCCTCAGCCACTGCTGACTATTCAGCCATTGTGGACTTTAATGAACACAGGTACAGTATGCAGCAATGCCTAAGGTTTAAGAGACACTTGCAGGCTATCTTTCTCCTTCATTGGCTGCATGGAGAAATTCTGCATTCCCACTGTCAGGCCAGATCAGCCTTATAGGGAAGGCCTACAATCCTGCAGGTTAAGCCGTTGCTTTGCTGCACACAATGGCAGTGAGATGCCATGCTTGCCCACATGACCagtcagagacaggttgttggtgctacaccaggctgttagctccTATTTGTATGCTCACtaatcgttcttgctgatgagaccaaCCACAGCTGTGTCATCTGTGTACTTGATGGCGTAGTTTGAGCTGTGCATtactgcacagtcatgagtcagcagagtaaACAAGAGTgggctgagcacacagccctgaggggcCACAGTTCTCAGTGTggtggagatgctgttcctgatctggACTGACTGTGGTCtcccaggatccagttgcagagggaggtgatcaggcccagcaggctcagcttctcaattgGGTACTGaaggatgattgtgttgaattcTGACCTGAAGTCTATAAACAGCATTCATATTATTATCCAGGTGactgagggccagatggaggatCAATGGCAACATCCGCAGAATGGTTTGgatgatacacaaactgcaggGTGTCCAGTAAGGGTGGTAGCTgggtcttgatgtgcctcatgacgagcctctcaaagcacttcatcatgatgggtgtgagtgcgaTGGGACGATAGTCACTATGGCAGGATACCCCCCGTACTTCTTCTGCATGGGGACAATGGTtgttgtcttgaggcatgtaGGAACAATGGCGTAGCCATTGAAATGTTgaaagatgtcagtgaagaaaTAAGCttgctgttctgcacattccctgagcactctgccaggaatgttgtctggtccagcagactccCATGGGTTAACTCTAAtggcatagagttctcctcacatcAGCCGTAGttagacagagcacctggtcattgGGAGGAGGGATGTTCTTCCTTGCCACTACATTGTTCTGCACCTCAAACCGGGCATAGAAGTTGTTCAGTGCATCTGGGAGGGAggtgtcactgtcacaggcaggtgaagttgtcttTGGGGAtgttgtgtaaacaagatcctaTGTGTTTGCCCCTCTCGTTGCAAGTTCACATGCTAATgaaatttagggagcactgatTTGAGATTTGCGTGGTTGAAATCTCAGGCAATAATAAACAGTTTGTCAGGATGAGCATTCTGCAGATCATAGACTATCACAGACTATCTTTACTCAGTGgtgggctgtgcatttcacacctaggccttcactggtgtcctacCTGAactaatccacctctataccatcattaggACGCCACAGCattagatactaatcaaccgttaaataacaaagtaaaaaagaaattaggctacagtatttcacacctcacaaggaatagtcatttttattacagttacttttctcaaaaaagacattcttgatgacgtgTGCAGCAAACTGGAATCTCCAGaagacgcagcatccgaaatgagacgcaatgaatataaaaacaatgtataacagtgcgttgtgtcacaggctcttgtaacgaacatgaataaaatgacattaaatatggcaaaaaaacaaattaacacaattcagtctcacaagtttcctttcactgcagcaaaaaaacaaaacaaaacaacaacaaacaaacaaaaaaaaaaaacccacagtccaccccggggatctggaatgaaggcaaactgtttgttttgtgtaaaagaaaacccaaaagcataaatggttcttgaaaaaccttaccaactattttgaagaaggattttttttaaaagtccaccttaaaaatacatttgtaaggatgtcctcgaccaaatcgatttcttctcctctgccATTGTGAgttagaatatatatattttatttagtttgtgcagttcgctgcctctgactactccaattatccaatcaaaggacaggaaattgctaacgtaatcgtatgcctgctagatggccccagtgacgccaactcaaaatctgattggttaatggaacagtttcattgccacttattttaagctacgggcacctgcactattgattctgaaggccttaaggccgggcaagacatgatgtcagccactagctgaaatatgattggataaatactcttatcataaatatacattactggaagcagtgcaaccgggagaaaagctatgaaatgtagagaatagactattgggaataatttaatacacattcatggaaaaatatattaaatatatcaacatgcaagtcagtgactcagatcactgctgtttaggccagcagagaaggccttgctggccctgacggtccaccattGTCTTTACTAAGTATTGAATTATTGTGCATGTTGTTACCAGATTTGTCTATTGTTCTGATTAATAATCCACACAGCcaaatgtatacagtatattgtaaaGTATAAAATTATTCATGCCATATTGCTATTGTATAAAGTGACAAAGTgaactgtagtgtatataaagtgATATCATTAACATGCCATTAGCCAGTTAAATTCTGAATCTTTTGGGACTGGAAATTTGCAAAGCTTTCTTCAGTCATGTATTATAGAATTGTTACCAGAAAGCAAATCCAAAATCAGTATGATGATTTGATGCACTGAGTGTGTACAAAACATTAAAGaggtttgtgggtttttttcctgttcCTGTCAAAGGCTTGAAACTTGTTTAgagtttcattattttatttcagtataAATCTTTATGTATAGCTTTAACTTACTGAGACAACtagcattttcattttcttactcattttataaaataaatgcaaaagttAGATGTACACAAAAGatgagaaaacacacatttcatgtttgcaatgtacattttattgtgATTGTTGTTACTTCCATTATTTGATCGTGGTTACATGCATTGTGTTCATTCACTCTTTAGCCTATTATTTCTTTAATCCATGGAAGATAGTAGGAGATCTTCGTATATACCTCTGGATAGTTGCGGTTTAAGCAGTCATCAGGGTAGGTATATGCAGCTAATCCTTGTGGTTTATTTCCACAGATAAGAGGACTTCCTGAATCACCCTGCAGAGAGAACAAACCAGTAGTAACAGCTAATTTACAAggacaaaatataaaattaataataaacagatttttgggactgtttatagctgttttatagtaaaataatatgTTGATTTATTGACAGAACACAAACATTtatgtaacaataaataaataaataaataaataaataaataaataaataaataaataaataaataaataataatgtatttgttGAAAATAATTCTGTtgtaaaagaggaataaaacagcatGGGCTGTGcagttattagaaaataataacaCCACtctgttaattattattttcctttaacagcacctCCCATCTTTTTATTTGTAGATTGACTGTAATACCTGACAAAAAGCATCTCTCCCATCAGGGGCAGTGCAGATCATGCTGTCTGTGTCAAAATATTGTTGCCAAAGTATCTTGCACTGAGAGTTATTTTGTACTTTAAGCGTCACCTCTCGTAGGACATCTGATGCGCCACTGTTCTGACTTGTCTTGCCCCAGCCAGCTATTGAACATTTCTTATTGTCTAGAAGGTTCTCATTCTTCTTAGGAAGATTAATGGCCTGCACAACCTTGTTCAGCTTGGCTTTGGACTTCAGctgtaacagattgtgtaaataGTGTTTGAGATGGTTTGTATTACATTACaagaagtaaaagaaaaagtgaatgTAGAATGAAGTACCTTCAGTAGCATGATATCgttttgattttctttcctcttgtAACAGGGATGCTTGATGAATTTCTGCACTTGGATTCTCTGCTGTTGGCGCTCCTTCTTATTGATGTTGTGAGCTCCCAGTACCACTTCCAGCTTGACCTTTCCAGGGTATTCAGTTTCACTAGAGTCACAGAATATGCATCACATGTATGTTGATAGATACTGAAATGTTAGCTTCTGTATGATAATGTGAACAGGAATGCTGCAGTTACATCATCATATATTTTGCTATATTTACTTACTATATTTTGCCACTCCATTCTCAAAATACTGTACTAGCATAAAACTGTCTTTAAAATTGTACAAAACCCCCAAACAACATACTTTACACAGTGGGCTGCAGACAGCACATAATCTTTTTTGAGAAGCATTCCACCACACTTGTGCTCATTGTTAATCTGAACAGACACCATATAGGGTCGGGAGTGTGGTTTTGCTTCCCTTCCTCCAATAATACCACTCTCCATTGcccctgagaaaaaaaacatggaacagAATCGTGAGATTGGAAACACCGTAATGTTTCAATCACaggttaaaacattaaaaatcaaCAATTATGTTTTAAATATCTAAAACAGAATTCATTACCACACAAATGGAGGACAGAAAGTACAAGGAGAAATATGTTGAAGAACATGTCTGTTGTACAAGAAACTCACAGAGCTGTGCAACCGGATTGttcttttctcttatatttCAACAAATTTCTGCAGAGCCCCTCCCCTTTAAAGCCGTTGAAATCTCCCACACTGTGCACCTCACATGGTGCAcaatgcacacgcacacacacacacacacacatacacacacacacacacatacacacacacacacttttggtgGTTTGAGGGGACACAAGATGCAAAATGAAAGTAGAGGTGAGTGGAAACTACTGGTGAAGACTGTTTCAGGTAATTTTCAAATTTAGCTTAAGGCTTTtcttttagatttatttcttttattttattgctatgAACATATAGTGATGTACAATAAAATCCACAATTACTGGCACCTTTCAAAAATAGTGGACCAAACTGGCATATTTACAAGAAATATTATACTAAATTATCCATGCAACCACTTGGGAAAAATACGTTTCTACCTAAACAAGCTAATTCTACTAATAATTACTATTAGTTAATACTTATTTACTAAgaacttatttatttagtacTAATAATtagtattaattaattactatGATGTTTTAGTAATTATAATATTGATTCTCTTCTCTACCAAAACCTCTTAACAGCACTGAGAATGATCTTGTCACCTTTGAcattacagaatttttttttttttttttttttttttaacaattgcttaagcacaattttaaaaacaagGCTCATTTTgtcaaaacactacacacaattcacagatccacacacacaaatagcagCAGACCTCAGTTCTTTCGCAAAATGAAACACTTCGTTCAAAACTTTACATTAATTTAACAAAACCCAACTTTGACACCATATGGAACACACATGGTTCATACATTCTGATTCTGTTTgattcatttacacactgctgtgCTCAGTCTTAAACACTTATAACTTTTATCCTTTTCTAATGATATAGTCTgggttagatttttttgttagtgtaaaatacataaaacacaaaaaacacgtCACCAGTACGGTACATTGATGAAAATATTTATCTCACCACATTGTAAAACCATTCAATACATTCATGCTTTTCCAAAGGTTGCATTTCAAATCAGAACATATTCGAAATACAATAtagtacacaaacaaaaacatgtggagacaaaacaaaagcataagtataaagtttaaaaaaaaaagaaaaagaaaaaacaacctaAGCATCTCTTGGCCTAGCTGGATCTGGCCATAGCACTTCATCTACATCACAGGCGATGTCCTCTCTCGCAAGACAGCGAGGGAAGAATCTTCTTGAATGGCGAATCCATCCTTGCACAGACCCTGCATCAATTAGGTCATAGGCCTCCTCCATGGCTTGAATGAGGGGTATCCTGACATAGGGCTGGAGATCGTAAACCTTCCACCGCCATGCCGAAAAAAACTCTTCAATGGGGTTGAGGAAGGGAGAGTATGGTGGGAGGTATTGGAGTGAAAATTGTGGATgatcatgaaaccagttttggACAAGAGCAGATCGGTGGAAAGATACATTGTCCCAGATGACAATGTATCTCATCTGCTTGGAATCCATTTGTTGTTCTGCTGTGACAATGTTGTGAAGTCTGTCTAAAAATGTGATAATGTGGGCCGTGTTGTAAGGACCTAACTTGGCATGGCGGTGTAGGATCCCATTCTGTGTGATTGCAGCGCACACTGTGATGCTGCCTACACGTTGGCCCGGGACATTCAAAATAGCTCTATGGCCAATGatgtttctccttcttcttcttacttTAGTCAGGTTGAACCCAGCCTCAtctatgaaaataaattcatgtGAGATTGGATCACCatcaaaaaaataatgaaaaaaaaatggagaacaTGTAAAAAGGTTTTGTGTGCAGTGGACAATACTGAAGTGGACATTACTTACCTCCACATATTCATGCCATAGGTCTT
This DNA window, taken from Hemibagrus wyckioides isolate EC202008001 linkage group LG06, SWU_Hwy_1.0, whole genome shotgun sequence, encodes the following:
- the LOC131354880 gene encoding granzyme B-like, giving the protein MFFNIFLLVLSVLHLCGAMESGIIGGREAKPHSRPYMVSVQINNEHKCGGMLLKKDYVLSAAHCVNETEYPGKVKLEVVLGAHNINKKERQQQRIQVQKFIKHPCYKRKENQNDIMLLKLKSKAKLNKVVQAINLPKKNENLLDNKKCSIAGWGKTSQNSGASDVLREVTLKVQNNSQCKILWQQYFDTDSMICTAPDGRDAFCQGDSGSPLICGNKPQGLAAYTYPDDCLNRNYPEVYTKISYYLPWIKEIIG